From the genome of Campylobacter concisus, one region includes:
- a CDS encoding ATP-binding cassette domain-containing protein: MIEIKNLNIFYRDKKLLHELDFGMSEGKFIGITGASGSGKSLFAKSLIRLFDDDFRVRADKFSIYKKDILKLSQNELKEHRKKVAALVFQNSVASLHPLLNVGDHFNAYLGGDNKSNKELAFSYFREFGLGNANLIWHKYSYELSGGEASRVQIALALCLKPKILVCDEITSGLDSISASHVAGILESLKGKMSVIFISHDEALTNYLSDEIWQMRDGRLNLKENA; this comes from the coding sequence ATGATAGAGATTAAAAATTTAAATATTTTTTATAGGGATAAGAAGCTTTTGCATGAGCTTGATTTTGGCATGAGTGAGGGTAAATTTATAGGTATCACAGGCGCTAGTGGCAGTGGTAAATCGCTCTTTGCAAAGAGCTTAATAAGGCTTTTTGATGATGATTTTAGAGTGAGGGCAGATAAATTTAGCATTTATAAAAAAGATATCTTAAAACTTAGCCAAAATGAGCTAAAAGAGCACCGAAAAAAGGTCGCAGCGCTCGTTTTTCAAAACTCCGTTGCTAGCCTTCATCCGCTCTTAAACGTCGGCGATCACTTCAACGCCTATCTTGGCGGCGATAATAAATCAAATAAAGAGCTTGCATTTAGCTATTTTAGGGAGTTTGGGCTGGGTAATGCAAATCTCATCTGGCACAAATACTCATACGAGCTAAGTGGCGGTGAGGCGAGCCGCGTGCAGATCGCTCTTGCGCTTTGCTTAAAGCCAAAAATTTTAGTCTGCGACGAGATAACAAGTGGGCTTGATAGCATTAGCGCTAGCCACGTAGCAGGTATCTTAGAGAGTCTAAAAGGCAAGATGAGCGTTATCTTTATCTCGCATGATGAGGCGCTAACGAACTATCTTAGTGATGAGATTTGGCAGATGAGAGATGGGCGGCTAAATTTAAAGGAAAATGCGTGA
- a CDS encoding ATP-binding cassette domain-containing protein — translation MKIRLKNVSKSLSFKEHFNARAEVLHLLEGINFELDDGENLAILGQSGSGKSTLAKLISFSEPKSGGKIYINNEEITDKNELKKDIRYILQNQKQALNPALKVKTAIAHVRLYLKLIFSENELKELLANLNLKDEILEKYPSQLSGGEATRVGILLALLSKPKILICDEITSGLDNETKQKIINLLLSLDEKISIIFITHDILSAMKIAQKALIIEAGKQVAWGKFDDLASQNVLKKYLDATKIYKNNL, via the coding sequence GTGAAAATAAGGCTCAAAAACGTCTCAAAAAGTTTAAGCTTTAAGGAACATTTTAACGCTAGAGCTGAAGTGCTGCACCTTTTAGAGGGGATAAATTTCGAGCTTGATGATGGCGAAAATTTAGCCATTTTGGGTCAAAGTGGTAGTGGCAAAAGCACGCTTGCAAAGCTCATATCATTTAGCGAGCCAAAAAGTGGGGGCAAAATTTATATAAACAATGAAGAGATCACGGACAAAAATGAGCTCAAAAAAGATATCAGATATATCTTGCAAAACCAAAAACAAGCCCTAAATCCAGCGCTAAAAGTAAAAACAGCCATCGCTCACGTGAGGTTGTATCTTAAGCTTATCTTTAGCGAAAATGAGCTTAAAGAGCTTTTGGCAAATTTAAATTTAAAAGATGAAATTTTAGAAAAATATCCATCTCAGCTAAGTGGAGGCGAGGCGACAAGGGTCGGGATATTGCTAGCTCTTCTTTCAAAGCCAAAAATTTTGATCTGTGACGAGATAACAAGCGGGCTTGATAACGAGACAAAGCAAAAGATCATAAATTTGCTTTTAAGCTTAGATGAAAAGATCAGCATTATTTTTATCACGCACGATATTTTAAGTGCGATGAAGATAGCGCAAAAAGCGCTAATAATCGAGGCTGGCAAGCAGGTGGCGTGGGGTAAATTTGATGATCTTGCGAGCCAAAATGTGCTTAAAAAATACCTTGATGCTACAAAAATTTATAAAAATAATCTTTGA
- a CDS encoding epoxyqueuosine reductase QueH has protein sequence MLVHICCSVDSHYFLQRLRKDHPNERIVGYFYDPNIHPYSEFLLRFEDVKRSCEKLGIELICGEYDYEAWLSGTKGLEDEPEKGKRCEYCFDFRMKDSAKKALELGLNKITTTLLMSPKKDFTQLKKALDEAVAGSNLEAVAVDYRKNGGTSEQFILAKKDKLYHQNYCGCVFALKKQRDSQNLPQSELMSELHARTLYGSIEARLELYKKVCEYEARGEKFHLFRRRFLNYRLLRAYVKFEGHVTPSYFVLYSGFKRENLKLNVEHACEMDDELKEGTVFMNIERFNKFTNSKFKSVDELCKRPLELGEELKFRRDISGEFSQNPIIILDEVKKGSYEIYAKAVFYNDSEEILVLES, from the coding sequence TTGCTAGTTCACATCTGCTGCTCGGTCGATAGCCACTACTTTTTACAGCGCCTACGAAAAGATCATCCAAATGAACGAATAGTAGGCTATTTTTACGATCCAAATATACATCCATATAGCGAATTTTTACTGCGTTTTGAGGACGTGAAGCGAAGCTGCGAGAAGCTAGGTATCGAGCTAATATGCGGCGAATACGACTACGAAGCGTGGCTTAGTGGCACAAAGGGACTTGAAGATGAGCCAGAAAAGGGCAAAAGGTGCGAATACTGCTTTGATTTTCGTATGAAAGACTCCGCTAAAAAGGCACTTGAGCTTGGTCTAAATAAGATCACGACGACACTTTTGATGAGCCCAAAAAAGGACTTTACTCAGCTTAAAAAGGCACTTGATGAGGCGGTGGCTGGCTCAAATTTAGAGGCGGTCGCAGTTGATTATAGAAAAAATGGTGGCACAAGCGAGCAGTTTATCCTCGCTAAAAAGGACAAACTCTATCACCAAAACTACTGCGGCTGCGTCTTTGCGCTAAAAAAACAGCGCGACTCGCAAAATTTGCCCCAAAGTGAGCTAATGAGCGAGCTGCACGCAAGGACACTTTATGGCAGCATAGAAGCTAGGCTTGAGCTTTATAAAAAGGTGTGCGAGTACGAGGCGAGAGGTGAGAAATTTCACCTGTTTAGAAGGCGATTTTTAAACTACAGGCTTTTACGTGCTTATGTAAAATTTGAAGGTCATGTGACACCGAGCTACTTTGTGCTTTACTCTGGCTTTAAAAGAGAGAATTTAAAGCTTAATGTGGAGCATGCTTGCGAAATGGACGATGAGCTAAAAGAGGGTACAGTCTTTATGAATATAGAGCGCTTTAATAAATTTACAAACAGCAAATTTAAAAGCGTTGATGAGCTTTGCAAAAGACCGCTTGAGCTTGGCGAGGAGCTAAAATTTCGCCGTGATATAAGTGGGGAATTTTCGCAAAATCCTATCATCATCTTAGACGAGGTCAAAAAAGGCAGCTACGAAATTTACGCAAAGGCTGTTTTTTACAACGACAGCGAAGAAATTTTGGTTTTAGAGAGCTAA